The Vibrio quintilis DNA window GATTTCGGTGAAATTCAGGAAGACTGGAATTCCGTCTGGAATCAGATTCAGCAGTTAAATCTACACGGAAAATTTATCGCTCTATACGGGCTGGGCGATCAGGAAGGCTATGGCGAATGGTATCTTGACGCGATGGGATTACTGCACGATGAACTGAGAAGTTGTGGTGTCACTTTTCTGGGATACTGGCCGAATCAGGGCTACGAATTTGAAGCATCGAAAGCTCTGACAGAAGATGGCAGCCACTTTGTAGGACTGGCACTGGATGAAGATTCTCAATATGACCTCACCGATGAAAGACTGGCAACCTGGTGTGAGCAGATATTAATTGAATACAATGACACCCTTTAATCTTCAGACCCGGCGGGAGTTTCAGGCTCCCGTCAGCCATATTGAAATGACAATAACCTTTTCATCATCACCGATAATAAAACCACACCTGTAATAAAACTATCATCTGTAATAAAACTATCATCTGCAATAAAACCACAGCAGCATAAAACACACAACATACATGACTAAAGCATAACGCCAGTTCAGCTTCAGCAACGTCCCGGCACTAATCTCATAGCGGGACTGAATACTGAGCTGAACACCGGAAAATGGTGACAAACTAATCCCCAGCGACCACCCCATTAATAATGTCAGCCCAAGCAGATTCGGATCAGACACCGTGGGCGCGAGAACACTGCCCGCCAATACCACACTGGTGACAGGATGCATTCCCGTCATGGCCAGAGCAACCAGAATCAACAGGGTTATACTGGCCTCAAGGTAACCAAAATGAGCCGGAGCCAGGTGTAAATCCAGAGAAGTCAGCACACCGGCGACCCCTGCTGCCAAAAGTGCAGCCGCAGCAAACAGCACCACTTCACCACCTGAACCGGCAATGCCTGATTCGATATGCTGAATCATCTTCTGGCTTCCCTGCTGTATGCCCTGATTCAGAATCAGCCACAAGGCGGTGAAAGAAACCGTTGTCACTGAAACCAGCGTTAACACACTTAATGATGAAAAATACTCATGGGCAAAGATTACCACCAGCGCCAGAAAACAGGGCATCCACAGAGAATCCCACGCCATCGGATAACCATGAAGTTCTTTTGCTGCCGGTTGTCTGAGGATTTCCCAGGCACTCACGGCGATCCCGGCCAGACTGACTGGTATGCCGTATAAAACCAGCGTACTCAACTGAGAACCGGGCGCACTCACCAGTGTCAGACCCATTGCAGCAAAAAAAGGGGACCAGAAGGCACAAATACAAAACGCCCTGAGCAGCAATAACCCCTGCACCGGTGTAATTTGTTGTTGTCTGGCCAGCCGGTCTCCGACAATAATCACAGACGACATATTCAATACTGAGCCAAATAAATGCGCACCAAGTAATGTGCGCAGTAATGCCCGCCGTCCCTTAGGTAATGTGCGGCTATCTGCCGCACCTGAACCGGTACATATTTTTAAAAAACCGACCGCAATCAGCATATTGACAACTTTTTGATTCGCTTCCAGAGCCACCAGTAAATATCGCGAATCAATCCCGTGAAAGACACCAAACATCAGACACAATGAACCAATCACCAACAAGACGATGACCTGTTTTTTCTGATTTGGTTTGGCAAATGGTAACAACAGAAAGGCAGCCACCCAGACAGGTACACCTGCCCAGAAGGAACTGAGATGGGTAAATGCTGATACTATCGAAAGCACGAGACTTCCGAAGAGCAACCAGCCGGCAATCTTCGCAAATTCAGGTTTCATAACAGGTAAAACATAAAAAACTGTCCGGACAGATCCAACGTATCACATTGAGCAAACTGAATAAATCGAAAACTCAGGACGGTTTCAAACATAAATCACCGGTCAGATTTACTGGTAGTCATCTGGTTTATTTACGGCATAAAATTCAGTACGACCTGCCAGGCTGATTCCCGGTTCCACCCACTTCACAGTTTTTCGTTCTGATCAGACCGGATCCATACGATACGCTATTTTTCTCTGCACCGGAGGTCTATGATTTCAGGCTATCCAGATCTGATATACCCAGACATCGCATATCGCGGTAGATAAGGATTCAATATGACACCAGACGAATTAATAGCAGCCTGTGGTGGCCGGGATAACCTGCGCCGGGCACTCAAAGTCAGCGAGACAGTGATTATCGAATTAGGCGATCCCTCACTCAGAACAGAGCAAGTCGCTTCACTTCCGTTTAATCCAGCTCTTTCGCAGATAACCTGGAAGCAGGAAGTCCCCCTGACAGCCGACGAATGGCAGTATTTCAGCGACATCATTGATGAGAGCATCCGCCAGCAAATCTCTGCCCTGAGAGTCACAGAACCTGCCTGTTTCCGTCCGCAATGGCACATTGCTCCGGTGCAGGGCATGTTAAATGACCCGAACGGATTTACCTTTCATCAGGGCGAATATCATCTGTTTCACGGCCTCTATCAATTTTCAGGAAAGCATAAAGATCGCTGCTGGGTTCACTACACCAGTCCGGATTTAGTCAACTGGACATCACACCCTGTCGCCCTTTGTACCTCTGACTGGTTTGACAGTCACGGCGTCTACTCCGGCCATGCTGTCAGCCAGCAGGATGAACTGGTGATTATCTACACCGGCAATGTCCGGATTGGAGAGCAGCGGGACCGGCTCAGTACACAATGCCTCGCAACCTCCGCTGATGGGATTCACTTTACCAAGCACGGTCCGTTAATTGACGAACTGCCGCCAGGTGTTACACCGCATTTCCGGGATCCGAAGATCTTCCGCCATCATGATCACTGGATCATGTTACTGGGCGCTCAGGAAGAAACACCGGACGGTACACTCAGAGCCCGTCTGGCACTTTACCGCTCAAAAGATTTACGGGACTGGCAATACTGCGGGCTATACGGAGAAACGCTGAATGACGGACACTTCGGCTATATGTGGGAATGCCCGGATCTGTTTGAAGCAGACGGGCAGCTTTTCTCGATGCTCTGCCCGCAGGGGATTACATCTCACAGTCAGTTTTACACCATTCCGCATCACTGCGGCTATGTGAAAGCGACACTCGATGCTGAAGATAACCTCTCGCTCCGGGAATTCAGACATCTGGATCATGGGTTCGATTTCTACGCACCGCAGACAACACAGGCAGCAGATGGCCGCCGGTTATTAATCGGCTGGATGGGCATGCCGGATGAAACCAGGCGACCTTCGACTCAGGAAGGCTGGCTTCACCAGCTGACCTGTATCCGGGAGCTGACTTATCAAAACGGCCAGCTTTATCAACAACCGGCCAGAGAGCTGCAACAGTTACGGGGCGCAGAGAAAATCATCCGGTTTTCTGGTGTATCCAGCCGGGAAGTGGTGTCTTTGACGTCAAAATGCTTTGAGCTGCAAACCCGTTTCCGCTGGCCGCAACAGGGACAGATAACATTGCGCTTAATGGATAACGGTGAATACTATTGTGATCTGATTCTGGATGCAGATAACCAGCGTATCATGCTGGATCGCAGCCATGCCCTGCCTCAGGATGGCGACACACTGCGTGAAATCCCGTGGCCGGATAAACAGGACGTCAGCGTTCAGTTATTGGCTGATAACGCATCTCTGGAGATCTTTATCAACGATGGCCGGTATGTCATGACATCCAGCGTGTTCACACCAACAGATGCATGTCGTGTTCAGTTCATCAGCAGTCATCCCTGTACATGGCAGGATGTCAGTTGCTGGTCTTTGCGTCAGCACGCAACTGATACCAAAGTGATACTGAAATCATCAGCATAGCCGCTAAGATAATCATGTGAGCCGGGGGAATGGGTTGATAATGACACACTACCCCGTCGGTGAAACAGTCACGTTTTCCGGTCATGTCCATTCATGATGATTAAACGAAGACTCCTGTGAAAGTCCTGAAAACATTGAATGGCCCTTGTTTCGTATTTCTGTTGACAAGGGCTGCTTTTTACCTCTTTTTTAAATCTTTTGCTAAGCGACGTTGCAACAAGTGCGTGTCTTCAGCCCGTGAACGAAAACATGCTCACGATTCACCAGCAGAAGTTCAGAAACCAGAAATCTTTTGTTTCATAACGGATAAAATGCGCCTGCTGATCCAGATAGATATCCAGACGGCACACATCCGGCAGGTAAGGCTGGCCGGAGTGACCAATAATATCCAGATGACCAATCCAGGCCTGATTGCTGGCATAAGACCAGTGAATCATCGCATTCTGATCTTTTGAGAAAATCGTTTCAACCAGAGGCCGCTTAATCACCATCATCCCAACCCCATCAGACAAAAGAATCTTATTTTTCGTCTGATCATAATTACTGAGTTCCACCACAACCGGAAACTCAGGGTTGTCATAGTGAATATACAGGCGCTTGGGAAAGAAAAAGGCAATCACCACTGCCAGCATGAGCAGACATACCAGCAGGCGGATCATTTTTTCCAGATACACTCCCGAAGACCTCTGAGCGTCTCTGTCAATGAGGAGCCGTCTGGCATGAGTAACTGAATTTGATTCTGTCTGGAACAACATAGACTGTGATCTCGCACTGAAATACATCACTATTCTCAAATGAGATTTTTATATCTTATGCCTTTATCAAACTGAATACGACAGCTAATTGAAACCGGATGAATATCCTTAGGAATATCATCAGAAAAACCAGTCTGCTATTGATAAAAACACCACCACAATTATGCAATCTATCTCATTAGTCACCTTAAAATCCTTGTCTTTGCAAGCCAGTATTGCTTCATTTCTATGCTATTTTTTAAATGTGTTCACTCAATAAGCCAACTGATATGCTCGTACCAAAGCAACCTGATAATGAAGACGACAGACTCTCCGCGCTACAGCGTCTGGATGTACTGGATACTGCTCCGGAAGAAAGGTTTGACCGTATAACACGTCTGGCCAGAAGACTGTTCGATGTCCCCATCGCACTTGTCAGCCTTGTTGACGAAAATCGCCAATGGTTTAAATCCTGTATTGGTCTGGATGCATCAGAAACATCCCGCGATATTTCTTTTTGTGGTCACGCCATTCTGGAAAACAAACCATTTGTGGTGCCGGATGCCTCAAAAGATCCCCGCTTTTCAGACAATCCACTGGTAACAGATGCACCGCATATTCGTTTCTATGCCGGGGTACCGCTTCATTATCAGGACTGTAAAAATGGCACCTGCCATCTTGGTACGCTTTGCATCATTGACCAAAAACCAAAACATA harbors:
- the fldB gene encoding flavodoxin FldB, whose translation is MKIGLFYGSTTCYTEMTAEKIRAILGEDLVDIYNVKDTPLTQMEDYDFLILGISTWDFGEIQEDWNSVWNQIQQLNLHGKFIALYGLGDQEGYGEWYLDAMGLLHDELRSCGVTFLGYWPNQGYEFEASKALTEDGSHFVGLALDEDSQYDLTDERLATWCEQILIEYNDTL
- a CDS encoding glycoside hydrolase family 32 protein: MTPDELIAACGGRDNLRRALKVSETVIIELGDPSLRTEQVASLPFNPALSQITWKQEVPLTADEWQYFSDIIDESIRQQISALRVTEPACFRPQWHIAPVQGMLNDPNGFTFHQGEYHLFHGLYQFSGKHKDRCWVHYTSPDLVNWTSHPVALCTSDWFDSHGVYSGHAVSQQDELVIIYTGNVRIGEQRDRLSTQCLATSADGIHFTKHGPLIDELPPGVTPHFRDPKIFRHHDHWIMLLGAQEETPDGTLRARLALYRSKDLRDWQYCGLYGETLNDGHFGYMWECPDLFEADGQLFSMLCPQGITSHSQFYTIPHHCGYVKATLDAEDNLSLREFRHLDHGFDFYAPQTTQAADGRRLLIGWMGMPDETRRPSTQEGWLHQLTCIRELTYQNGQLYQQPARELQQLRGAEKIIRFSGVSSREVVSLTSKCFELQTRFRWPQQGQITLRLMDNGEYYCDLILDADNQRIMLDRSHALPQDGDTLREIPWPDKQDVSVQLLADNASLEIFINDGRYVMTSSVFTPTDACRVQFISSHPCTWQDVSCWSLRQHATDTKVILKSSA